TTATGAAATATATAGGAAAAGAATAATCTAGGTGGCCATGTTTTTACATCGCCTAACAACATGTTCACATTCGTTCCGGGCAAGGTATTCCTCTAGGGTCATCGCCCTCCACACATTCCTCAACCTAAGCCTGTAGGGACAGTCGGCGCATCAGTCACATTCGTGCCATTAGCGACTCCTTCTAAGGTTGAGAAACGTCGTGAACATGAAAAAGTTATACGAAAGAAAATGCTATGATTTGGTGTGAATAGCACTAAATAGGTAGCAGATTAAATGGGTAAATAAATTTTATGATATAAACTTATAAGTAACTAGAAGTGTAATTTAAGGAGCCATTTTAATGAAAAGAAAATATTTAGATCGATATGATTGGAATAGAGTTTTACGTAGAAGATATGTAGAAAAATTTATTGATGAAAGAAATTACAGTGGATATATTTCTTTGTTATCTATCGACGAGGTGAAAGAGCCTTTAATAATAAATGTAAATGGTGATGATCTGGTTTTAGCTGATAAAGGGATTAAATGGTTACAGTTTTTACCTGAAAACGCTAATTATGCAATGACAGTAATGCTTGATAAAAACAATAAAGCAATACAATGGTATTTTGATATAATAAAAGGAAGTGGAGTTGAAGATGGTAGAGTTTTTTTTGATGATTTATACTTAGATGTTGTGCATTTACCATCTCAAGTAACTCTACTTATAGATGAAGATGATTTAGAAGAAGCTCTAGTTAATAATATTATCTCTAAGTCTGATTATGATTTGGCATATGTAGAAGCTAAAAAAATTATGAAAGAGTTAAAAAACGGAGAAAGCTATATTGTTAATCATTGGAATATTTATATG
This Vallitalea okinawensis DNA region includes the following protein-coding sequences:
- a CDS encoding DUF402 domain-containing protein gives rise to the protein MKRKYLDRYDWNRVLRRRYVEKFIDERNYSGYISLLSIDEVKEPLIINVNGDDLVLADKGIKWLQFLPENANYAMTVMLDKNNKAIQWYFDIIKGSGVEDGRVFFDDLYLDVVHLPSQVTLLIDEDDLEEALVNNIISKSDYDLAYVEAKKIMKELKNGESYIVNHWNIYMNCLLEYKKDND